CGCCTGGTGGCCTCCCATGTCCGCACCGAGGTGCATGCGGACAATCCCATCGTCAGCGCCGAACTGCCGTCGGGCGAGCGCTTCGAGGGCGTGCTGCCCCCGGTCGCATTGGCGCCGTGCTTCGCCATCCGCAAGCCCGCCGCGAAGATATTCACCCTGACTGATTACGTCCGCACCCAGATCATGATCCCGATCCAAGCCGAAGCCCTCAGGCAGGCGGTGCGGGAGCGGAAGAACATACTGGTCGCGGGTGGAACCTCCTCGGGCAAGACCACGCTTGCCAATGCGCTGCTTGCTGAGATCGCCAACTGCGACGAGCGGGTGATCCTCATCGAGGATACGCGCGAGCTGCAATGCGCGGCGAAGGATTGTGTGGCGCTGCGCACACGGCCGGGCGTCGTATCTCTGGCCGATCTCGTACGCTCGACCCTGCGCCTGCGCCCCGACCGCATCATTGTCGGCGAGGTGCGGGGCGCCGAAGCGCTCGACATGCTCAAGGCCTGGAACACCGGCCATCCCGGCGGCATCGCGACCGTGCATGCCAATTCCGCCCATGCCGCCCTCTACCGGATTGAGCAACTCGTCCAGGAGAGCGTCACCGTCATCCCGCGTCGCCTGATCGCGGAGGCGATCGATCTCGTGGTGTTCATCGCCGGGCGCGGCTCATCCCGCCGCATCGAGACCATCGCCGAAGTCACCGGCCTCGACGCCAACGGCGATTACGCGGTGACCACGCTTTCCATGCCCCAACTGCAATCGCTCTCATGAAAGGACATCGCATGCGCAAAAAGCTCCGATTTCTGTCGGCTACCGCCCTCACGTTTCTGCTCACGGCCCCGGCCTATGCGGCGGGCTCCGGCATGCCGTGGGAAGAACCGCTCCAGCGCATCCTGGAATCGGTTCAGGGGCCGGTGGCCAAGATCGTCGCGGTGATCATCATCATAATCACCGGCCTGACGCTCGCCTTCGGCGAGACCTCGGGCGGCTTCCGGCGGCTGATCCAGATCGTCTTCGGCCTGTCCATCGCCTTCGCGGCGTCGAGCTTCTTCCTCTCCTTCTTCTCCTTCGGCGGCGGGGCGCTCGTCTGATGGATGCTGCTCGCCACATCGAGGGCTTCGAAATCCCGGTCCATCGCGCGCTGACCGAGCCGATCCTGCTCGGCGGCGCGCCGCGCGCCGTCGCCATCCTCAACGGCACGCTCGCGGCCGCCATCGGCCTCGGTCTCCAGCAGTGGATCGCCGGGCTCGGCCTGTTCGTCGCCGGGCATACGCTCAGCGTTTTTGCGGCTCGGCGCGATCCGGACTTCCTGTCCGTGCTCGCCCGCCAACTGCGTCAACGGGGGTGGTGGCGATGCTGAGCTTGGCCGAATACCGTGGGCGAGCCGACCGGCTCGCCGATCTTCTGCCCTGGGCGGCGCTCCTCGCGCCCGGCATCGTCCTCAACAAGGACGGCAGTTTCCAGCGCAGCTTCCGCTTTCGCGGCCCCGATCTCGAAAGCGCGACGGAGGCCGAACTGGTCGGGCTCGGCGCACGGGCCAACAATGCGCTGAAGCGCCTTGGCTCCGGCTGGGCGCTGTTCTTCGAGGCGGAGCGGCTTGAGGCGCAGGATTATCCGCGGTCCAACTTCCCGGATGCGGCCTCATGGCTCGTCGATGAGGAACGCCGCGCGGCCTTTGAAGGTGAGTCAGATCAGTCATCGCCCCGGTGGAGCGATGACCCGGCGAACGGGCAGGGCCGGCATTTCGAAAGCCGCTTTCACCTCACACTTCTCTACATGCCGCCGCCCGACGCGCAGGCGCGCACCGAGAATGCGCTGCTGGATTCCGACCGGAAGGGGGAAGGGGACGGCGGCGGCCGCAACTGGCGGCAGGAACTGGCCCGGTTCCGGGACGAGACCGAGCGGGTGCTGGATTTGCTCAGCGGCTTCCTGCCGGAGATCCGCGCGCTCGACGATGCCGAGACGCTGACCTTTCTGCACGGGGCGATTTCGACGAAGCGCCATCCCGTCGCCGTGCCCGAAACGCCGATGTATCTTGATGGC
This genomic interval from Oceanibaculum nanhaiense contains the following:
- the trbB gene encoding P-type conjugative transfer ATPase TrbB; amino-acid sequence: MSTTAEERRRAMLKTAMGPAIAEALSDAAVIEVMVNPDGRLWIDRLGDGRGDAGLRIYPSETERIIRLVASHVRTEVHADNPIVSAELPSGERFEGVLPPVALAPCFAIRKPAAKIFTLTDYVRTQIMIPIQAEALRQAVRERKNILVAGGTSSGKTTLANALLAEIANCDERVILIEDTRELQCAAKDCVALRTRPGVVSLADLVRSTLRLRPDRIIVGEVRGAEALDMLKAWNTGHPGGIATVHANSAHAALYRIEQLVQESVTVIPRRLIAEAIDLVVFIAGRGSSRRIETIAEVTGLDANGDYAVTTLSMPQLQSLS
- a CDS encoding TrbC/VirB2 family protein, which translates into the protein MRKKLRFLSATALTFLLTAPAYAAGSGMPWEEPLQRILESVQGPVAKIVAVIIIIITGLTLAFGETSGGFRRLIQIVFGLSIAFAASSFFLSFFSFGGGALV
- a CDS encoding VirB3 family type IV secretion system protein translates to MDAARHIEGFEIPVHRALTEPILLGGAPRAVAILNGTLAAAIGLGLQQWIAGLGLFVAGHTLSVFAARRDPDFLSVLARQLRQRGWWRC